One part of the Arabidopsis thaliana chromosome 4, partial sequence genome encodes these proteins:
- a CDS encoding uncharacterized protein (unknown protein; BEST Arabidopsis thaliana protein match is: unknown protein (TAIR:AT4G31354.1); Has 30201 Blast hits to 17322 proteins in 780 species: Archae - 12; Bacteria - 1396; Metazoa - 17338; Fungi - 3422; Plants - 5037; Viruses - 0; Other Eukaryotes - 2996 (source: NCBI BLink).): MFGFLFHFLDNDQVTHGLKQSLDRDMGFEVTNPLNKRLDWVLFGGRKMVPTASNLVFRLRLETEH; the protein is encoded by the coding sequence ATGTTCGGTTTCTTGTTTCACTTTTTAGACAATGATCAAGTTACTCACGGCTTAAAACAGTCTTTAGACAGAGACATGGGGTTCGAAGTAACCAATcctttaaacaaaagattggATTGGGTTCTGTTTGGTGGAAGGAAGATGGTACCCACGGCTTCTAACTTAGTCTTTAGACTGAGACTTGAGACTGAACATTGA
- a CDS encoding uncharacterized protein (unknown protein; BEST Arabidopsis thaliana protein match is: unknown protein (TAIR:AT4G31351.1); Has 30201 Blast hits to 17322 proteins in 780 species: Archae - 12; Bacteria - 1396; Metazoa - 17338; Fungi - 3422; Plants - 5037; Viruses - 0; Other Eukaryotes - 2996 (source: NCBI BLink).), producing the protein MFGFLFHFLDNDQVTHGLKQSLDRDMGFEVTNPLNKKLDWVMFGGKKMVPTASNLVFRLRLETEH; encoded by the coding sequence ATGTTCGGTTTCTTGTTTCACTTTTTAGACAATGATCAAGTTACTCACGGCTTAAAACAGTCTTTAGACAGAGACATGGGGTTCGAAGTAACCAAtcctttaaacaaaaaattggaTTGGGTTATGTTTGGTGGAAAGAAGATGGTACCCACGGCTTCCAACTTAGTCTTTAGACTGAGACTAGAGACTGAACATTGA
- a CDS encoding uncharacterized protein (unknown protein; Has 30201 Blast hits to 17322 proteins in 780 species: Archae - 12; Bacteria - 1396; Metazoa - 17338; Fungi - 3422; Plants - 5037; Viruses - 0; Other Eukaryotes - 2996 (source: NCBI BLink).): protein MSNLKSQTKFEAVGTIFRAPNITQSNLLSKGLVTSNLKSLS from the coding sequence ATGTCGAATCTCAAGTCTCAGACTAAGTTTGAAGCCGTGGGTACCATTTTCCGTGCACCAAACATAACCCAATCCAATCTTTTGTCTAAAGGATTGGTTACTTCGAACCTCAAGTCTCTGTCTTAA
- a CDS encoding selenium binding protein (selenium binding; FUNCTIONS IN: selenium binding; INVOLVED IN: cell redox homeostasis; EXPRESSED IN: 22 plant structures; EXPRESSED DURING: 12 growth stages; CONTAINS InterPro DOMAIN/s: Selenoprotein, Rdx type (InterPro:IPR011893); BEST Arabidopsis thaliana protein match is: selenium binding (TAIR:AT2G24440.1); Has 221 Blast hits to 197 proteins in 65 species: Archae - 0; Bacteria - 10; Metazoa - 93; Fungi - 17; Plants - 58; Viruses - 0; Other Eukaryotes - 43 (source: NCBI BLink).), whose product MPPKKSKADGEEKAKPLTTLASSRVTRSMDSRTRSQTQQNGAKAAGSATKPATKKAKRKNSAIETGRAKKGKKEEEVEEPEEAVEEEVEKEEPEVEDPTRTKIVIEHCKQCNAFKTRAIQVKEALEGAVPGVTVSLNPEKPRRGCFEIREEGGQTFISLLEMKRPFAPMKALDMEEVIEDIIKKVK is encoded by the exons ATGCCGCCGAAGAAGAGTAAGGcagatggagaagaaaaggCGAAACCTTTAACGACGTTGGCGTCGTCTAGAGTGACTCGGAGCATGGACAGTCGAACTCGAAGTCAGACTCAACAAAACGGTGCTAAAGCGGCTGGATCCGCCACTAAGCCGGCGACGAAGAAGGCTAAGAGGAAGAATTCAGCGATTGAGACTGGGAGAGCCAAGAAGggaaagaaggaagaggaagttgAAGAGCCAGAGGAAGCCGTTGAGGAGGAGGTTGAGAAGGAAGAGCCAGAGGTTGAGGACCCTACGAGAACCAAGATTGTTATAGAACACTG TAAACAATGCAATGCTTTCAAGACAAGAGCTATTCAGGTGAAGGAAGCTTTGGAGGGAGCTGTTCCTGGCGTCACGGTGTCTCTTAATCCTGAAAAG CCAAGGCGGGGTTGCTTTGAGATCCGGGAGGAAGGTGGCCAAACATTCATCAGTCTTTTG GAGATGAAACGTCCATTTGCACCAATGAAGGCACTTGATATGGAAGAAGTCATCGAGGACATCATAAAGAAAGTCAAATGA
- the FLA5 gene encoding FASCICLIN-like arabinogalactan protein 5 precursor (FASCICLIN-like arabinogalactan protein 5 precursor (FLA5); FUNCTIONS IN: molecular_function unknown; INVOLVED IN: N-terminal protein myristoylation; LOCATED IN: anchored to membrane; CONTAINS InterPro DOMAIN/s: FAS1 domain (InterPro:IPR000782); BEST Arabidopsis thaliana protein match is: FASCICLIN-like arabinogalactan protein 3 precursor (TAIR:AT2G24450.1); Has 2362 Blast hits to 1863 proteins in 310 species: Archae - 0; Bacteria - 554; Metazoa - 321; Fungi - 257; Plants - 835; Viruses - 150; Other Eukaryotes - 245 (source: NCBI BLink).) has protein sequence MGLKASLSLLSLTILLVFSKVVTANNITLAFQKYSKFSTMRDLFIKTKLIAAIDKYQTITVLAVSNDAISSITNRSEVELRNILMTHVILDYYDELKLQGMREKSIMLTTLYQTTGLGEQMNGFLNVSKSKGRVYFGSEVKNSPLNAEYVSTVYHNPYNLSIIQITMPIVAPGLSLAIFPPPPPYVHVAPYPTPMDASVVPAPGPAADDNSPDSAVPKTPPAPATDTPEADSPAPAPSADNEKIEAADKAKPSSSASKAGWSFDVILLLAFLASFAGF, from the coding sequence ATGGGTCTCAAAGCCTCCCTTTCTCTCCTCTCCCTCACCATCTTACTCGTCTTCTCTAAGGTCGTTACGGCGAATAACATCACGCTGGCCTTTCAGAAATACTCCAAATTCAGCACCATGAGGGACCTCTTCATCAAGACCAAGCTCATTGCAGCCATCGACAAATACCAGACGATAACCGTGCTTGCTGTTAGCAATGACGCTATCAGCTCCATCACTAACAGATCCGAAGTTGAGCTCAGGAACATCCTCATGACTCATGTTATTCTTGACTACTACGATGAGCTTAAGCTTCAGGGGATGAGGGAGAAGAGTATAATGCTTACTACCTTATACCAAACCACCGGGTTGGGTGAACAGATGAATGGTTTCTTGAACGTTTCCAAATCAAAAGGAAGAGTTTACTTTGGATCGGAAGTGAAGAACTCTCCTTTAAACGCTGAGTATGTCTCGACGGTGTACCACAATCCATATAACCTCTCTATCATCCAGATTACCATGCCAATAGTGGCTCCTGGACTCAGCCTTGCAATTTtcccacctccaccaccatacgttCATGTAGCTCCATATCCAACTCCCATGGATGCTTCAGTGGTTCCAGCTCCAGGACCAGCTGCTGATGACAATTCCCCAGATTCTGCTGTCCCAAAAACTCCACCTGCACCTGCAACAGACACACCAGAGGCTGATTCTCCAGCTCCTGCTCCAAGCGCCGATAATGAGAAGATTGAAGCTGCTGATAAGGCTaaaccatcttcttctgcttctaaGGCTGGTTGGAGCTTTGATGTTATTCTCTTGTTAGCATTTTTGGCTAGCTTTGCTGGGTTCTAA
- the FLP1 gene encoding flowering-promoting factor-like protein (FPF1-like protein 1 (FLP1); FUNCTIONS IN: molecular_function unknown; LOCATED IN: endomembrane system; BEST Arabidopsis thaliana protein match is: flowering promoting factor 1 (TAIR:AT5G24860.1); Has 122 Blast hits to 122 proteins in 14 species: Archae - 0; Bacteria - 0; Metazoa - 0; Fungi - 0; Plants - 122; Viruses - 0; Other Eukaryotes - 0 (source: NCBI BLink).) has product MSGVWVFNKNGVMRLVENPYNQSAGDSSESSSSGGNQQQRMRRKILVHLPSSEVVSSYGSLEKILKNLGWERYYSGDNTDHLLQFHKRTSIDLISLPRDFSKFNSIHMYDIVVKNPNVFHVRDM; this is encoded by the coding sequence ATGTCTGGTGTGTGGGTATTCAACAAAAACGGAGTCATGAGGCTGGTGGAGAATCCTTACAACCAATCCGCCGGAGATTCGTCGGAATCGTCCTCTTCCGGTGGTAACCAGCAGCAGAGGATGAGGAGGAAAATTCTCGTCCATCTTCCAAGCAGCGAGGTTGTGTCTTCGTACGGATCACTTGAGAAGATCTTGAAGAATCTTGGGTGGGAGAGGTACTACAGTGGAGACAATACCGATCATCTGCTCCAGTTCCACAAGAGAACTTCGATCGATCTCATCTCTCTCCCTCGTGACTTCTCCAAGTTTAACTCTATTCACATGTATGATATCGTCGTCAAGAACCCTAACGTCTTCCATGTCCGTGACATGTAG